From one Myxococcales bacterium genomic stretch:
- a CDS encoding sigma-54-dependent Fis family transcriptional regulator: MLPEKKQVLIVDDEVNLRKVLSAQLSRDGYDVMTAEDGAEGLRLLGENHIDLVITDLKMPKVDGMTLLRRALEEMPDLPVVMITAHGTVDTAVEALKIGAFDYLTKPFDWDEVRQIVAKALKTKQLAEADASPAKAAKDARFDIIGQSPQILELFAVLERVADTPTTVLVTGESGTGKELVARALHDHSSRRGKPFIKVNCAAIPKELIESELFGYERGAFTGAVASKPGRFELANGGTLFLDEIGEIPLEMQVKLLRALQESEFERVGGIKTIRVDVRLVAATNRDLKKLKASGAFREDLFYRLNVVPIQLPALRDRTSDIPHLVDHFLGKFNERLKKAITGVDAEAMDVLVSYPWPGNIRELENVIERAVLFCDTQRLTIGALPPEVRGSHAENAALIAAEGHDLAEALAGDGGLKEHVRVAMSRLERELVSRALAQTSGNVTHAARLLKISRKGLQLKMKELGLRESEGPKGD, from the coding sequence ATGCTCCCGGAAAAGAAGCAGGTCCTCATCGTCGACGACGAGGTCAACCTTCGGAAGGTGCTCTCGGCGCAGCTCTCGCGCGACGGCTACGACGTCATGACGGCGGAAGACGGCGCCGAAGGTCTGCGCCTCTTGGGTGAGAACCACATCGACCTCGTCATCACCGACCTCAAGATGCCCAAGGTCGACGGCATGACGCTCCTGCGGCGCGCGCTGGAGGAGATGCCCGATCTGCCGGTGGTGATGATCACCGCGCACGGCACCGTCGATACGGCCGTCGAAGCGCTCAAGATTGGCGCCTTCGATTACCTTACCAAGCCCTTCGATTGGGACGAGGTTCGGCAGATCGTCGCCAAGGCCCTCAAGACGAAGCAGCTCGCCGAAGCCGACGCATCACCAGCGAAGGCCGCCAAGGACGCGCGCTTCGACATCATCGGTCAGTCGCCACAGATCTTGGAGCTCTTCGCCGTGCTCGAACGCGTGGCCGACACGCCTACGACGGTGCTGGTGACCGGCGAGAGCGGCACGGGCAAAGAGCTCGTGGCCCGCGCGCTTCACGACCACTCGTCGCGCCGCGGAAAGCCGTTCATCAAGGTCAACTGCGCCGCGATTCCCAAGGAGCTCATCGAGAGCGAGCTCTTTGGTTACGAGCGGGGCGCGTTCACGGGCGCCGTGGCGTCGAAGCCCGGTCGCTTCGAGCTCGCCAACGGCGGAACCTTGTTCTTGGACGAGATCGGCGAGATTCCCCTCGAGATGCAGGTGAAGCTCCTCCGGGCGCTTCAAGAGAGCGAGTTCGAGCGCGTCGGCGGCATCAAGACCATCCGCGTCGACGTGCGGCTCGTGGCGGCGACGAACCGAGACTTGAAGAAGCTCAAGGCGTCGGGCGCGTTTCGCGAGGATCTGTTCTACCGACTGAACGTCGTTCCGATTCAGCTCCCCGCGCTCCGCGACCGTACGAGCGACATTCCCCACCTGGTCGATCACTTTCTCGGCAAGTTCAACGAGCGCCTCAAGAAGGCCATCACGGGCGTCGACGCGGAGGCGATGGACGTGCTCGTGAGCTACCCGTGGCCCGGCAACATTCGCGAGCTCGAGAACGTCATCGAGCGAGCAGTTCTGTTCTGCGACACGCAAAGGCTCACGATCGGCGCGTTGCCGCCGGAAGTCCGCGGCTCGCACGCGGAGAACGCCGCGCTCATCGCCGCCGAGGGCCACGACCTGGCGGAGGCCCTCGCCGGCGACGGCGGCCTCAAGGAGCACGTGCGCGTGGCCATGAGCCGCCTCGAGCGTGAGCTCGTGAGTCGCGCGCTCGCGCAGACGAGCG
- a CDS encoding peroxiredoxin: MTIQIGDPIPDATLYESTEFGEACPVSPGKVSVREATQGKRIVVFGLPGAYTPTCSSKHVPGYLEALPALKAKGVDEVWCVSVNDGYVMAAWGREQHAIGKLRMLGDGSGELTKKLGLELDLSESGMGLRMKRFSMFVDGGVVKQVNVEARGKFEVSDAQTMLKQLG; this comes from the coding sequence ATGACCATCCAAATCGGCGACCCAATTCCTGACGCGACGCTCTACGAGTCCACGGAGTTTGGCGAAGCGTGCCCCGTTTCGCCGGGTAAGGTCTCGGTCCGCGAGGCCACGCAAGGCAAGCGCATCGTCGTCTTCGGCCTGCCCGGCGCGTACACGCCCACGTGCTCATCGAAACACGTCCCCGGTTACCTCGAAGCGTTGCCGGCCCTGAAGGCCAAGGGCGTTGATGAGGTCTGGTGCGTTTCGGTCAACGACGGCTACGTGATGGCCGCCTGGGGTCGCGAGCAACATGCCATCGGCAAGCTCCGCATGTTGGGCGACGGCAGCGGCGAGCTGACGAAGAAGCTCGGTCTCGAACTCGACCTCAGCGAGAGCGGAATGGGCCTTCGCATGAAGCGCTTTTCGATGTTCGTCGACGGCGGCGTCGTCAAGCAGGTCAACGTCGAGGCGCGTGGCAAGTTTGAAGTGAGCGACGCCCAGACGATGCTCAAGCAGTTGGGCTGA
- a CDS encoding iron-containing alcohol dehydrogenase, whose amino-acid sequence MSLVTWSFPTRIVFGAGAIAGLADVVKAAGGKRALVVVDPGVVKIGIAAKVQGILEKGGVPAALFDRVAANPVEENVMDGVAAYKAHGADIIVSVGGGAPLDVGKLIALKTTHERPLVDYDDATGGDRFVTANVPPIVTVPTTAGTGSEVGRSGVVTLAATGRKTVIFSPYLLAKTAVLDPELTTSMPARITAATGFDALTHCLEAFVALGDHPMADGIALMGLELCAKHLAQAVAVPGDLVARGAMMKAAMMGAVAFQKGLGACHSLAHPLSSEKDMHHGLANALCLPAVVDFNEAVAPEKLERVKNLFDSKAPSLSHALRDLRARIGLPSGLGKEGVTKNDIPKLAAKAFEDACHRSNPKPTTADDLAALYEASL is encoded by the coding sequence ATGAGCCTCGTCACCTGGAGCTTTCCCACCCGCATCGTCTTCGGCGCCGGCGCCATCGCCGGATTGGCAGACGTGGTCAAAGCGGCGGGAGGCAAGCGAGCGCTCGTCGTCGTCGACCCTGGCGTCGTCAAGATCGGCATCGCGGCCAAGGTGCAGGGCATCCTCGAGAAGGGCGGCGTTCCCGCGGCGCTCTTCGATCGCGTGGCTGCCAACCCCGTCGAAGAGAACGTGATGGACGGCGTCGCCGCGTACAAGGCTCACGGCGCCGACATCATCGTCTCCGTCGGCGGCGGCGCGCCGCTCGACGTGGGCAAGCTCATCGCCCTCAAGACCACGCACGAGCGGCCCCTCGTCGACTACGACGACGCGACGGGAGGCGACCGCTTCGTCACCGCGAACGTGCCCCCTATTGTCACCGTGCCCACCACGGCGGGGACGGGCAGCGAAGTGGGGCGCTCCGGCGTCGTGACGCTGGCAGCCACGGGGCGAAAGACCGTGATCTTCAGCCCGTACCTCTTGGCCAAGACGGCCGTGCTCGATCCCGAGCTCACGACGAGCATGCCGGCGCGCATCACGGCCGCCACCGGGTTCGATGCATTGACTCACTGCCTCGAAGCCTTCGTGGCGCTTGGCGATCATCCCATGGCCGATGGCATCGCCCTTATGGGCTTGGAGCTGTGCGCGAAACACCTCGCGCAGGCCGTGGCGGTGCCCGGCGATCTCGTGGCGCGCGGCGCCATGATGAAGGCCGCGATGATGGGCGCCGTCGCGTTCCAAAAAGGTCTCGGCGCGTGTCACTCGCTCGCGCATCCGCTGTCGAGCGAGAAGGACATGCATCACGGGCTCGCCAACGCGTTGTGCCTGCCTGCCGTTGTCGACTTCAACGAGGCCGTGGCCCCAGAGAAGCTCGAACGTGTGAAGAACCTCTTTGACAGCAAGGCGCCGAGCTTGTCGCACGCGCTCCGGGACCTCCGCGCACGCATCGGTCTTCCGAGCGGCCTTGGCAAAGAGGGCGTGACCAAGAACGACATTCCGAAGCTCGCCGCGAAGGCCTTCGAGGACGCGTGCCATCGGTCGAATCCGAAGCCGACGACGGCTGACGATCTTGCAGCGCTCTACGAAGCGTCTCTCTAA